CTTTGCCAATAATGAAAATGTTCGAGAGCCATGTGGCAAAGTTGTTGCCATTCGCGTCTTTCACGTGAACTACATCAAAAGAGCCTGGATGTCTTTCCCGGTTGGTAATCACACAAATTCTTCCCAGGTTAGCACCTCCCATCATCATGCACAGGTTACCAGTGTCAAATTTGATGAAATCAGTAATCTTGCCAGTCCCCAAGTCAATTTGAATGGTGTCATTCACCTTGATGAGGGGATTGGGGTAATGGATAGTGCGAGCATCATGGGTCACCAGATGAGGGATTCCTTTTATCCCCACAAAGATCTTTCTTACTTTGCACAACTTATACTTGGCCTCCTCAGGTATAAtactgaaaggttgctgctgaaccatgaaagacacctcaattcttggcctccgggggagaagaattcaatccagggccagagatgaggcttgatcgctcaaaGCTTTTGTGtaacagaattttattaaagtataaaagagatagagaaaacttctgacatagacatcagaagggggcagaggggcagaaagagtgccccctcactagtgttagcaatggagttatatacttttaaattacttattaaaatgagtcaaaagaatgtctggaggttgtaaagacttcactagacccactcccataatttacattttaagataatgggattagccagaaggttttctccagagactgtcctcaagcaggatacattattgttacataatcctaaggaatatagaggggaaaaaaaacatttgtcctttcttcctccctgagaattccagacccctctctccttggggacccctggacttcttatcaacatgcctaggaattgactctctcaatacAATGAACAGCAAAGCGATCCTTGGTGTCATAGATCAAATGAAAATTCTCTCCAATCTTATCAACGCTGATGACATTCATAAAAACAGTAGGGTAGGTTGTATTGGTGTGGACTTTGCCTTTGATCTTAATGAAATGCTGCATGCAAATCTTCTTCATTTCATCTCCTGTTAGGGCATACTTAAATCTGCTCTTTAGGAAAATGATTAGGGGCAGACATTCTCTCAGCTTGTGGGAAGCGGTAGATGGACAAGGGGCAAACACACCAGTCAGTTTATCCAGCATCCAATGTTTTGGAGCCTCAATGTTCTGGAGGCCTGCCTTCTTCCCAACCTTCTCACTTTGCTcaactatttctatttttccatattatttttcCTCATGCATACACATATCTATTTAATTGCAATCAAtttgaatattattttgaaatgtatattaattttatactaTGAAgtcttcttcatattttatagactttctattataattttaatttctgtgtaatattccatcttGTTCATGTAAAGTTATTAAATCATCAGGCTGCTGCATCTATTTAGCTTTTCAACAGATATTTTCAGTGTATGATATATACTTGGGACTGTGCAAGGTCAACCTTTTAATGCTGTGGATGACTAGGCCAAAAGTTGTGAATTTTTTCCAACAAATGCTTTGCGTTAACAATCCAAAATGATTGTACTAGTATATCTTGTGACAAGCAGTACATGAGTTCATTAATTTTGCCCTGTGCTCACTAGCATTAAGTGTTATCATTTTTTATGGTTTTTCTAAAAGCATCATTTCCCACAAAACCCTAAAATAATCAGGAGAAAGCAGCGTTTACTGCTCTGAAGTTGTCTGTTTTCAGGTCTTGCTTACATGATGGCGATGAGGTTTTAATCAGGTAACTAtgctatctttttctttttctttcatgtaaGTGTTTTCAGTTGAGGGGAAATGTTCAGCTATTGACTCAGATTCATATCAACCCTTTGCTTTAACACCTCCAACAAGTTCCTTGAAGACAGACCACGTGAAGGCAGAGGTGAGCTGGTGGTGGGTATGGAGGTGGTGACATGAAGTTGCCCAGTGACTCAAAACAGACCAGACCCAACTGAGGGAGAGGCCACGTCTGGCACCTGATGTGTGGGCTTCCCCCCACCCCGGTCCTCCCACTCAGGCTGCTTCCTGCAGGAAGATCtttgaaagaagaagaaagattatTATATTCAATACTTAGAAAAAAGCTTGATAGACACGGCTGGCTTCTAAAAATTGCTGAGCTTAATAGAAAAGACTTTTGAAACTTGCTTGGATCCAGAAATCCTCGCTCTGTAGAGCAGCTgattcaagattttaaaaaatgaatcttcTCTTGTGGTTCTCTTCTTGCATTTATTCATGCATATTTATTCCCCAGTGTGTTTCAAAAAGGGTCTGGTgcacatttccttttctccagagggagaatggaaatttaaaaaagagtcagGCTTCTGTCAAGTCAGGCAAAGCAGTGGGGAGCTCTGCTGAAGAGATATGGAGCTATGACTTTAGAGTATTGTGGGTAACAGTGAGAAATAGCAGAGAGCTGCAGGCAGATAAGCAGGCTATTGATAaagatcatatttaaaaaaatttttttcttaaagagattctGAACATAGGTATccctcattttattgtgtttgACTTTATTGTGCTCTGCAAATACTGCAgcttttacaaattgaagattgCCAGCTCCATGTTATGAAATGATGGTTAACATGTGTTTTAGCAATAAactgtttttaaattaaggtacgCACATtgcttttttagttatttttaaaattttatttatttttaagttgaaatatagttaatttgggcttctgcctgcaatgcagaagatccaggttcaatccctgggtaggaaagatcccctggataaaagaacggcaacccactccagtattcttatctggagagttccacggacagaggagcttggtaggctactgtccatggggtcacaaagagtccgacatgactgagcgattgacacatttatagttgatttatattgatgtgttagtttcaagtgtacagcaaagggattcaattatttttcagattctttaccattataaGTTATcataagatactgagtatagcTCCCTGGGCTGTTCAATAgataaggtatgtacattgttttttaagaCACAGTGCtcttgcacacttaatagacttcagtatagtgtaaacataatgggaaaccaaaaaaaaaaaaaaaaaaattgtgtgtgactggctttattgcaatattcacttttTTGTGGTAGTCGGACCAAACCCTCAGCATCTGTGAAGTATGCCTATATTTTGAAGTGGATGCAGTGATCAGTTCCTACAGGAAGAAGATACAGGAAATGAACATCATTCTGCATTTTAAAACAGGGAAATTAATTTGCAAGATCAGGGAAAACTGTGGATGGAGTGTATTGCCTTTGTGCTGGCTCTTAAGGAAGTATGTGCTGTGCTAGAGAAGACTGTATACCATTTGACTGAATGTTATTGTTGTCAGATGTACCCAGATCTGCTGCAGCAAATAGTAACCTCTTCCAGCCCATGGGATGGTCTCTGAGGCACAGGGCTCTGTCCTTGACCTTGGCTTTTTCCTGTTCAAGAATATGACTCGACTGAGGAAAGAAACATTATACAATCCAGCAGATGGGACAAAGCTCAGAGGGACCTAGTAACAGTGATGGCAGGATAgagatttgaaaataattttagtggCCTGGaattaaaaactgaaactgaaactaacatgatgaAGTGAAAAACTTCAAAGATTTTAAGAAAGTAATTGTTCAAATATAGAACAAGAACGGTTCCTGGGAAAAGATCTGGGAGTAATGAGATGCAGCAGCTAAAGAGATGATGGGGATTCAGAGACATGCAGGCTCTAGATAAACTTGAAAACATTTGCCTGTGGACGCTGGTCCAGCATTCCCTGGCCTGAAGTTCCCTAGAATTTCCATCTGAGGAACTCAGAGGCAGCAGTGCAGGCCCCCAGGAGGGTTAGAAGGCTTGAGAACAAAGAAGAAGCAAacaaccccccccacccccgccacacaCAAACCCTACAATAAAtaggagtatttttaaaaagtgtgaaatataaaggGGGACTTGAGAGTTATTCTTAAATCTTGCAATAGGTTTTATATAGAAGTGGAACTGACTAGTTTTAGGTGACATCGTACACCAGAAGTAGTTCTCTAAACCTCTCTAATCCCATCTTCACCCTCTCGGTTCCCAGCAGTTCCTCTAACAAGGCTTCCCTGAGTGTCTGGAAAAAATATCAGCCCATCATCCTTTCTCCTATACTCCTCTCCCTGCTGTGTTTTTCTTCACAACACATGAAAGCAACTGAATACTGATATTTACTTGTTTCTGGGCGGTTTTGAGAGGCAGTATGCCTTGGTGAATGATAACTAGGCTACTAGGCAGTAGAGTCTGACTTCCTGGTTCAGAGCCCAGTCTTGTCTCTTCCTAAGCGCTTGACTTTGGGCATGTTTGCTGGCCTTTCTGAACTCCTCATCCCCTCcgtctcctcatctataaatgggAGATAGTGAGCTTCACAGGGTGAGCTTGTGCTCAGTTTcccagttgcgtctgactctttgtgaccacatggactctagcccgccagcctcctctgaccatgggattctccaggcaagaagatgagtgggttggcatttcctcctccaggggatcttctgacccagggattgaacccacatctcctgcatctcttgcattgccggcagattctttacctcttgagcCATTGGAGAAGCCCCTCATAGGGTAGTTTTAAGCATGAAATGAGTGTTTTCCTGCAAAGAGCTTAGAAACATACCCACCTATGTCCTCaaaatctgttttctgttcttgtttttcagtaTTACCACATAAGAATGCAAACCTCCAGAAAAGCAGGAACTCTGTTATGTTTTAGTCCTATGACAAAGTAGGTGCTCTCTAAAAATTTATTGAGCCAGTAAGTTTAATGTGTGGAAGTTTCAAGCAGCCagatggtattttgttataaatGGGAAGGAACTTGCCCCAAATCAAAGCTCATTAAGATCAGAAAGGCTGTCTGGGAGGTAATGGATCCAGGCACCTGAGATATGGAGGAAAGGGTTGGTGGTTCTTGATTTGGGTGGGGTATGAAACATTCTGCTTAGGGTAGGATGGAGGATCTGTAGTCTCTGAGTGGGGAAGTGATCTGATGATGAGACAAAGATCATCACTGACTTCATGCCAGATTTGACTCCTGTGTGGGCTTTcgaggtggcccagtggtaaagaatctgccggccaagtgggagatgcaggagatgtgggttcgattccttgggttgggaagatgctctgtagtaggaaatggcaacccactctagtattcttgcctgggaaatcccatagacagaagagcttggagggctacagtccatggggtcacagagagtctgacatgactgagcgactaaacaacaacaagggttCCTTTGTGTGTAAATAACAGAAACAGACCCTGGGGCTTACAGCTCACTGGGAAGCTGGAGAAGCAGGCTTGGCAAACAGGAGGGGACCAGCTTGGTCCTGGTGGGTCAGGAGGTAGGGAGCACAAGATACTTTAATCATAATTCTGAGTGATATGTCTTCACTGGCTTCTGCAGTGTGAATGGGGTGGATGCTCGCCTATGAAGACCCACAAAAGAGGAAATACCCGCAAGCAGGAAGTAGGTTGGTTGCTGGGGAGTATGGCCTACATCCCCTGTCCCAACCTGTTGAATGTACATCTTCCCGATGAGCTCTGGTGCTGGGAGTACAGTCTTGTTCTGCagacctgggtcatgaagagaaTTTGTGCTCAGTCCCCAGCTAGCAGCCTCTCCTGTGCTATTTCTTCATCTGCCAGTCATCCCGCTTGGTAATGTCCAGTGTGTCTCTTCATGGACCACAGTTGATTCCTCACATGTGGTGACTTGGTGACTGTAACCTTAATGGTCTTGTAACACTAACAGTGCTTCCTggtgctcagtgataaagaatgtgccaagattcccctggagaaagaaatggaaacccactccagtattcaagcctgggaaattccatggacagaggagcctgtcaggctaccgtccatgaggtcgcaaaagagtcagacacgacttagcgactaaacaacaacaaacactaaTAGTAGTCCTAtaatattcagaaaaatgatTGCTACCATGTCTGAGACTGCTCCAGATGTCAAGCACTGAGTCTGGCCATTTACACACATTactgctttattttggggggctctaaaatcactgcagatgatgactgcagccatgaaattaaaagacactccttgtaagaaaagctatgaccaacctagacagcatattaaaaagcagagacattactttgccaacagaggtccatctggtcaaagctatagtttttcgaataatcatgtatagatgtgagggttggactgtaaagaaagctgagtgctgaagaattgatgcttttgaactgcagtgttggagaagactcttgagagttccttggactgcaaggttatccaaccagccaatcgtaaaggaaatcagtcctgggtgttcattggaaggactgatgctgaagctgaaactccaattctttggccacctgatgtgaagaactgactcattggaaaagaccttgatgctgggaaagattgaaggcaggaggagaaggggactacagaggatgagatggttggatggcattaccgacttgatggacatgagtttgagtaagctccgggagttggtgatggacagggaagcctggcatgctgcagtccatagggctgcaaagagtctgacatgactgagcgactgaactgactgactgactgcttTAAATCCTCATGTCCTTGAGGAAGTTATACTTTTTCCATTTGGTAAATGGAGAAACTGATGCTGATAAAGGTAAAGTAACTTTGCCAAGGTTGTTGAGTGAGGAAACATGAAGCTGGGATTTGTAAGCCTTTGTTGGCCTCTGAGTCTCCCATCATGTAGGCAGAAAACCAAAGGTGATGAGATCGTCCATCTTTACCTTTGTAAAATGTCAATAGAAGATCTATCACCTGAAGTTTGGTCTTCTCTAATTTACTTCATTAAGCAAATATATGTACTTGTAAAGAAACTTCTAAATAGTAACCCTGGCCCCTGGCCCAGCCACATAGGTGCATTCAAGTCCCAGCAGGCATGGATAGTCTGCCCTGGAGAAGGTGCAGCTTGAGAGGTGGAGACTGGGAGTGTTCCCTCCCACATCTCTTCTTGGTCACTGCCTTTCTTTCCCATCCTAGGAAGAGCATGCCATATCCTGTTCACTTTCCCTGTCTTGTCtgaatttttctcttctctcctctcttcttccttcttctcccctTCTCATCCTTTCTTTTGTGTCTTTCTTCTTCTAGCTTAAGACTATTTCTCTTCTTGCCCAGATACCTTAGGAAAATCTCCCTCATTCACTAACTTCTTTTTTgtctccttcttttcctcttttaatttGCTTAGTTGATTTGTTCACCAAAAAAAAGAGGAatcttaataataataaactcaTGAATATTGCCACCAATGTATCtgtataaaggaaagaaaagttctAGATCTGAACTGATATTAGACAATTGGGACAACCAGGATGTAAAGTCCTGGAAGTCAGTTTGGAAAATTCACACAAGTGGATTTTATTCTCAAGCACAGGAATTCAATGAGTGAAACTGTTCAATGGTGGGCTGTGAGCTGAGACCAGGAAggcagaaaaataattaaataagaatACTCCATGCCCTTAAGGAACTCTCCATCTAATTTTACTCATTATTTAGAATCATTTTGGGGTGctaatttcttatctttttttttcatttatttttattagttggaggctaattactttacagtattgtagtggtttttgccatacattgacatgaatcagccatggatttacgtgtattccccatcccgatcccccctcccacctccctccccaccccatccctctgggtcttcccagtgcaccagccccaagcacttgtctcatgcatctaacctgggctggtgatctgtttcacccttgataatatacatgtttcgatgctgttctctcaaaacatcccaccctcgccttctcccacacaaTCACACCTCCCCCCAagtggttttttctttttggtaatgtGTACCATTTCAGCTACTTAGTGGGATAGAAATGTTTTATAGGTGGTTTTGGAACCTAGTCATCTTTTATAAGCAAATAATTCTATGGGGAAAATGGCTTTTCAGCTTGTAAAAACTGAGTTAAACACTAATGGGGCACTGTTCTTTTGTAGGTGGGGGTTGATTACCTGTTGGACTGTTGTTGGGGTGCTTCTCTAAGTTATTAGAGTGACTTGTGGTCAACAGCAATCTGTATCTGGCACCATCTGGTGTCTGGAGGTAAAGGAAGTGCTGCTCTCAACATTTATTCTAAGACTTGACCTTAGTATGACACCAAGAAAGCCCCAAGTTGGAAATGATACCCAAAGAGGTAGATACAGGTTTCTGAATGGGTCCTGTTATCTCCACCAACCATTGGCATTGAACTTTGGCTTTTAGCTTTCTGCCCATCCTCCTGTCACCTTTCCTGACTCCTGCCACTCTTCATCTGTCTGGGACACTTTACCACATCAGTGAGCCACTCTGTCAATGGAAGTCTAGTGGTGGTCTGGGAATGGATGTTGTTGTGAGGGAGATTGGGGTACAGGGCCACTGGCAGTCTTGGTTCTCCACTGACAACTGAGGGAAGATGCAAGTGAAATGACATAAGGGCTTTGTTGACTGTGGCCAGTGTGGTTATGATGGTGATGATTACACATGATGGAAAGCTtatgcaggagaagaaggggaaggaggaggtgagTGCTCAAGTCTTCTATTCCTGGAAGTCATGAAAGGAGCAGCAACACTGCATACTTCAGAATAGACAGTCAGGGGAGTCTGTTTAGATAAAAGCTAGTCATGAAAAGTAGGCTGGGTCCACAAGGCCAGACTCGGACTTACACTGGGCAGAAGGTCCAAAGAGAGGTGGGCCAATTTGATAGACTCTtctcttttgcatttcctttcagatttgattttttgttttttaacatcaaTGATGGGACCAAGGCTCTGTGAAGGTATGAGGTACGAGTCACTAGAGAGAAGAGAATTAAGAACATGTATATTTCTCAGTGGGAAAGCCCTCAGGTGCACAAGGAAGGTGACTAGGTAGTTACTTGTGTGTCTATCAGCAAATTCTGACATCCTGGCTTTTGAAAGCTACCTTTGTGGTTGATAAACCAGAACACCCTAACTATTATCACTGACGTCTAGCACCCTTGTCTGAGCACTCATAAATGCTCAGAAGATGTATCATTAAGTCAGCAAATTACTTATTCAGCCAGTGTTCACTAAATGCTAGACTTCActggtggtttagatggtaaagaattcacctgcaatgcaggaaacctaggttgaattcctgggtcaggaatatcccctggagaagggaatggctacccactccattattcttacctggagaattccatggacagaggagcctggcaggctataggccatggggtcgcaaagagtcagacaggactgagaatgaagcacacacactcatcttacagatgaggaaactgaggcccagagaggcagaAAGGCTGTCCCACAGGTCAGTGGGATGGCCAGGGCTCTGATCCCATCAGTGGTCCAGGATTCCTTCCCTTAGCATTGCAGGGTTCTGTGCTCTCTGGAAAACTGCCATTCGGAAGATGAGATTCAACTCTGTTTGTTGTTGCCACCTCTTGGTCAACGAGACTCAGCCTGCACCCCTTCCCTGAGGTTCTGCCCCCGCCACAACCACCCTGCTCATCCTTCTGGAGTTTGGATATCCTTGGAAGAAACGAACCCTCCTCTAGGCACTGAGAGCTGTGTCCAAGCAGTGCGTGTATCTGGAATAATTGGGGGCTTGAGAATATGGCTGAGGATTGGTGTAGTATACAACTCAGACATCTGTTCTTTCATCAGATATTCATTGAGCACCAACTAGGTAATAAGCatcatgaaacaggctgaaataACTGGCTGGTTTTTAGGCTAATGAGAAATAAGCAATTAGAATGCAGCCTAGGAAGTGCCAGGAGGTGAAAAACAGGAGCCATATGAGCACATGGAGAAGCCATCAAACCCAGTGTGGGCAGGGGATGAGCAGAGTCATAGGCGCTTAGGCCAAGATTTAGTGAGGACAAAGTTTCCAGGTGGAAGAAAAGCCTCCAAATGGGTGAGGTtaggagggagatagagacagAGATGCGATCAGGCCAAGGTATATTCAGGGTCTGTCCAAGGCTCAGTGTCTGAAGCTCTGCCTGCTGGTGTGGGGCTGTGAGATGGGAAAGGTCAGTGGAGCAGATAGTGAAGACTCTGTGAGACATTTATGGAACTTGGGTTTTAAATGATAGGTAGTGGGGAGCCATCCCTCTTATTTAATAAAAACTTACAGAAGACTTGGTGCCAGATGTTCTAAGCTCAGTATTAACCTCAATCATTCTTTCAAGcagttctttaaattttttttattcatctatttatttatctatttttggctgcactgggtctttgttaccgtccaagggttttctctagttgcggtgagtgggggctactctactttggtacatgggcttctcattgccgtggtttctcttgttgcagagcccaggTTCTAGggcccaggggcttcagtagttgtggtgcatgggcttagctgctccacagcatgtggaattatcctgcaccagggatcaaaccagtgtttcctgcattggtaggtggattcttttttttttcttttccagatgttcaagctggttttatttatttatttattttttcatttatttttattagttggaggctaattactttacaatattgtagtggtttttgccatacattgacatgaatcagccatggatttacatgtgttccccatcctgatcccccctcccaccttactccccatcccatccctctgggtcttcccagtgcaccagccctgagcacttgtctcatgcatccaacctgggctggcgatctgtttcacacttgataatgtacatgtttcaatgctattctctcagatcatcgcactctcaccttctcccacagagtccaaaagtctgttctgtacatctgtgtctctttttctatcctgcatatagggttatcgttaccatctttttaaattccatatatatgtgttagtatactgtattggtgtttatctttctggcttacttcgctctgtataatgggctccagtttcatctatctcattagaactgattcaaatgtattctttttaatggctgagtaatattccattgtgtatatgtaccacagcttccttatccattcatctgctgatgggcatccaggttgcttccatgtcctggctattacaaacagtgctgcaatgaaaattggggtacatgtgtctctttcagatctggtttccttggtgtgtatgcccagaagtgggattgctgggtcatatgggagttctatttccagttttttaaggaaatctccacactgttctccatagtggctgtactagtttgcattcccaccaacagtttaagagggttcccttttctccacactctctccagcatttattgcttgtagacttttggatagcagccattctgactggcatgtagtggtacctctttgtgattttcatttgcatttctctgataatgagtgatgttgagcatcttttcatgtgtttgttagccatctgtatgtcttctttagagaaaactctgtttagttctttgccccattttttgattgggtcatttatttttctggaattgagctgcaggagttgcttgtatatttttgagattaatcctttgtctgtttcttcatttgctattattttctcccattctgaaggctgtcttttcaccttgcttatagtttcctttgttgtgcaaaagctttgaagtttaattaggtcccatttgtttatttttgcttttatttccaatattctgagaggtgggtcatagaggatcttggtgtgatttatgttggagagtgttttgcctatgttctcctctaggagttttatagtttctggtcttacatttagatctttaatccattttgagtttatttttgtgtatggtgttagaaggtgttctagtttcattcttttacaagtggttgaccagttttcccagcaccacttgttaaagaggttgtcttttttccattgtatatccttgcctcctttgtcaaagataagttgtccataggtacatggatttatctcttggctttccattttgttccattgatctatatttctatctttgtgccagtaccatactgtcttgatgactgtggctttgtagtagagcctgaagtcaggcaggttgattcctccagttccattcttctttctcaagattactttggctattcaaggttttttgtatttccatacaaattgtggaattatttgttctagttctgtgaaaaataccattggtagcttgataggaattgcattgaatctatagattgctttgggtattatactcattttcacaatattgattcttctaatccatgaaggcaggtggactcttaaccacgggaccaccaggaaagtcctcaagCAATTCTTAGTGAGACAGATACTACTACGAAAcctactttacagataaggaaaccaaggccAACAGAAGTGAAGCCACTTTCTCAGGGTCCCCCTGGGTAGTAATGAGAGAGTCAGGATTTTAAACCAGTCAGTCCAGCTTCAGGGACCATGATCTTAGCCACTGTGCTCTGTGGTCTCATTTATGGGCTTTTAAGCAGAGAAATGTCATGACCAGACTGCATTTTGAGAAGGCCCATGTCTGCAGTGAGGGAAGACCTGCCAGTGAGGAAAGGGGCTTGAGGAGCTGCTTGGAGAAAGGTGGGCGTGTAAGAAGACGGTTGCTGTCTGCAACTACCCAGAAGTGCTGTCCCTTAACCCGGAGGTCATAGTTGCTCCCTCCACAGTGTGCACATGGAGCATCTCTTGACAGTTTCCTGACTATTACCATTTTAGGTAAGAAACAGACACATTTTTGGGGTGTTAAGGAGAGAGCAACAGACATGACTAAGGAAATAGAAGAGGGACAATGACAGAGTTAGATCACTGAGCCGACTGCCTCCTGAGGGCTTGGTGGAAAGTTTGGGGAGGGATCAGGTAGGCAAAAAGCAGGAGGCAGTGACATAGAGAAGGGTAGGCTCTATCAATAGTTCATGAACCCAGGAGGTGCAGAGGACTCCTCCGGGGATTCCCAGGGGGAGGGACTCAGAGCACAGTCCCAATATGGTCAA
The sequence above is drawn from the Dama dama isolate Ldn47 chromosome 14, ASM3311817v1, whole genome shotgun sequence genome and encodes:
- the LOC133068829 gene encoding small ribosomal subunit protein eS4, X isoform-like yields the protein MAATVSQQLTQEPAAQAWRWLALLSESCSCPGRLCSTPPRPCGCLGNGVAPPCHDLNVQSFVTLKISLQMELLVPRSEKGVVPVHIRFGLQNKTVLPAPELIGKMYIQQVGTGDVGHTPQQPTYFLLAEIVEQSEKVGKKAGLQNIEAPKHWMLDKLTGVFAPCPSTASHKLRECLPLIIFLKSRFKYALTGDEMKKICMQHFIKIKGKVHTNTTYPTVFMNVISVDKIGENFHLIYDTKDRFAVHCIERQPFSIIPEEAKYKLCKVRKIFVGIKGIPHLVTHDARTIHYPNPLIKVNDTIQIDLGTGKITDFIKFDTGNLCMMMGGANLGRICVITNRERHPGSFDVVHVKDANGNNFATWLSNIFIIGKGNIRWISLPRGKGICLTIAEERDKRLAAKQSSG